A DNA window from Thermocladium sp. ECH_B contains the following coding sequences:
- a CDS encoding ATPase (originally found to be an inhibitor of the antiviral RNase-L in human cells; contains ABC-type nucleotide binding domains; putatively functions in RNA maturation), whose product MSRIAVVDNDRCQPKKCTQECIRFCPLVRTGKRAIYFDENIKKPIITDLCTACGICIKKCPFDAITIINTPAELEGECIHQYGPSGFKLFRLPLLRPGKVIGIIGQNALGKTTIAKILSGEIRPNLCTGNSSETAIIQYFKGTEMQSYMERLYGKGLKVVHKTQYIETIPMYVKGKVREVLARIKSDESALNQVMNKLNLLHLGDRLLSELSGGELQRVAIAAALLRQADVYIFDESTTHLDIVERFRVANAIRELAGEGRYVLVIDHDLAIMDYLSDLVVILYGKPGAYGISSHIKSVKDGINEYLKGYLVDENILIRKEPVKFNINPPSRRIKEDKILIEWTRLRKRLGSFELDIMPGKAFRGEVIGIIGPNGIGKSTFAKMLAGELDPDEGTVVPYGNITMSYKPQYVSDIAMKLGDITVNGYISKVAGADYQSNIHWPDLANGLALIPLMDRLLSELSGGELQRVAIAAALLRQADVYVFDEPMAYLDVEQRMRIAHVLLKTITEKESLAFVVEHDITMMDRVSTAAMVFHGEPGKSGAAEPPADLRTSMNAFLKMQDMTFRRDSSTGRPRFNKKGSVLDRTQRDMGEYYYFIEGNQQ is encoded by the coding sequence ATGAGTAGAATAGCCGTAGTAGATAATGATAGGTGTCAACCCAAGAAATGTACTCAGGAATGCATTAGATTCTGTCCATTAGTTAGAACTGGAAAGAGAGCTATCTATTTCGATGAGAACATCAAGAAGCCCATCATAACTGACCTCTGCACGGCATGCGGCATATGCATAAAGAAGTGCCCCTTCGATGCAATAACGATAATAAATACTCCCGCTGAGCTCGAGGGGGAATGTATTCATCAATATGGGCCAAGCGGCTTTAAGCTGTTTAGGTTGCCCTTGTTAAGGCCTGGAAAGGTTATAGGAATAATAGGCCAGAATGCGTTGGGTAAGACAACAATTGCTAAGATATTGAGCGGAGAGATAAGGCCTAATCTATGCACCGGTAATTCCAGTGAGACCGCGATTATTCAGTACTTTAAAGGAACAGAGATGCAATCATACATGGAGAGGCTTTATGGGAAGGGACTTAAGGTGGTTCATAAAACCCAGTACATAGAGACTATCCCGATGTATGTCAAGGGCAAGGTCAGGGAAGTTCTTGCGAGGATTAAGAGTGATGAATCGGCCCTGAATCAAGTAATGAATAAATTGAATTTGCTTCACTTAGGGGATAGGCTTCTTTCTGAGTTGAGTGGTGGTGAGTTGCAGAGGGTTGCTATAGCTGCGGCTTTGCTTCGTCAAGCGGATGTATACATATTCGACGAATCAACGACTCACTTAGATATAGTGGAGAGGTTCAGGGTTGCCAACGCAATACGGGAATTAGCGGGGGAGGGCCGCTATGTATTGGTAATAGATCATGACCTGGCAATAATGGATTACTTATCGGACCTGGTCGTGATCCTATATGGAAAACCAGGGGCCTACGGTATATCATCACATATCAAGAGCGTTAAGGATGGCATCAACGAGTACCTAAAGGGTTACTTGGTTGATGAGAACATACTGATAAGAAAGGAGCCAGTTAAATTCAACATTAACCCACCATCAAGGAGAATCAAGGAGGACAAGATACTAATAGAGTGGACACGACTCAGGAAGCGGTTAGGGTCATTTGAACTAGACATAATGCCCGGCAAAGCATTTAGGGGAGAAGTCATTGGAATAATTGGACCCAATGGAATAGGCAAAAGCACGTTTGCGAAGATGCTGGCCGGCGAGCTTGATCCAGATGAAGGAACGGTAGTGCCATATGGCAACATAACGATGAGTTACAAGCCGCAGTACGTCAGCGATATAGCGATGAAACTAGGCGACATCACCGTGAATGGCTATATATCTAAGGTGGCGGGCGCCGATTATCAGTCGAACATTCATTGGCCGGATTTAGCCAATGGATTAGCGTTGATTCCATTAATGGATAGGCTTCTTTCTGAGTTGAGTGGTGGTGAGTTGCAGAGGGTTGCTATAGCTGCGGCTTTGCTTCGTCAAGCGGATGTATACGTATTCGACGAACCCATGGCTTACCTTGATGTGGAGCAAAGAATGAGGATAGCTCATGTGCTACTAAAGACAATAACCGAGAAGGAATCATTGGCATTTGTTGTGGAGCATGACATAACCATGATGGATAGGGTAAGCACTGCCGCCATGGTATTTCACGGAGAACCAGGCAAAAGCGGAGCAGCGGAGCCCCCCGCCGATTTAAGGACTAGCATGAATGCCTTCTTGAAGATGCAGGACATGACTTTTAGAAGGGACTCCAGCACCGGCAGGCCTAGATTCAATAAGAAGGGTTCAGTACTAGATAGGACCCAGAGAGATATGGGTGAATATTATTACTTTATTGAGGGAAACCAGCAATGA
- a CDS encoding pyridine nucleotide-disulfide oxidoreductase has product MAKKILVLGGGVGGVVAAKKLAERLRGRVDVEITIINDTDYYLLPPLLVNIALGDIDPSQAQLPLSMLGRRGVKYVKAIVTKVDPENRTVETDKGKFNYDYLIASLGVENDFKTYNLGVGYHNFSLEGALKLKEALRSFTGGNVVVFTPEPLYRCGVYPFEIIGQLDTIFRKRGIRDKVNLTLVHPFEKPIQPLGPEAVKITMDVFQKKGINYVGNARPVEVDDKNKTVVLTSDKVKYDLLIVVPPARLPKPFEGTSLVVDTPMGKWTAANVYTGRSPKFDDVYLPGEHSMPVIGLPTAGVPVHFTALASADVIAGELLGQPIDPAQINAMTCAMDYGELGLMFNCDIKLDMNNNKALWMGSCYSILTSPLGKLIKDVFYKTWLKTTM; this is encoded by the coding sequence ATGGCTAAGAAAATCCTCGTCTTGGGCGGCGGCGTTGGGGGAGTCGTTGCCGCCAAGAAGTTGGCTGAACGTCTACGGGGAAGGGTCGATGTGGAAATAACCATAATAAATGATACTGATTATTACCTGCTTCCACCGCTCCTAGTCAACATAGCGTTAGGCGACATAGATCCATCCCAGGCCCAGCTTCCGCTCTCCATGTTAGGGAGGCGCGGCGTTAAGTATGTGAAAGCCATCGTGACTAAGGTGGATCCAGAAAATAGGACCGTGGAGACCGATAAGGGCAAGTTCAATTATGATTACTTGATAGCAAGCCTAGGGGTAGAAAATGACTTCAAGACATATAATTTAGGGGTTGGATACCATAATTTCTCGCTTGAGGGAGCATTGAAACTGAAGGAGGCATTGAGGAGCTTCACCGGCGGCAATGTAGTGGTTTTCACGCCGGAGCCGCTGTATAGGTGTGGCGTCTATCCATTTGAGATCATTGGCCAACTAGATACTATCTTCAGGAAGCGTGGCATACGTGACAAGGTTAATTTAACGCTGGTTCACCCATTTGAGAAGCCAATACAACCCCTCGGCCCGGAGGCGGTTAAAATAACCATGGATGTTTTCCAGAAGAAGGGAATAAATTACGTAGGCAATGCAAGGCCCGTGGAGGTCGATGATAAGAACAAGACAGTGGTATTGACGAGCGATAAAGTCAAGTATGACTTATTAATAGTGGTGCCTCCAGCCAGGTTACCCAAGCCATTTGAGGGTACCTCCCTCGTTGTGGATACTCCAATGGGTAAGTGGACGGCTGCAAATGTATATACTGGAAGGAGTCCTAAGTTCGATGATGTTTACTTGCCGGGGGAGCACTCCATGCCAGTCATTGGCCTTCCCACGGCCGGAGTTCCAGTTCACTTCACAGCATTAGCTAGTGCCGATGTCATTGCGGGCGAATTGCTTGGCCAACCCATTGATCCTGCGCAGATAAATGCAATGACGTGCGCAATGGATTACGGCGAGTTGGGATTAATGTTTAATTGCGATATAAAGTTGGACATGAATAACAACAAGGCGCTCTGGATGGGTAGTTGTTATAGCATATTGACATCGCCACTGGGTAAGCTTATAAAGGATGTCTTTTACAAAACTTGGCTAAAGACCACGATGTAG
- a CDS encoding fumarate hydratase: MSYTEKARDLFLNTGTRFPSRLIWSMGLIKYSAAKANNKLGLLGDLETKAIMNAAREVMNGEHDEEVILDVFQTGSGTGLNMNINEVIARRASELSGIKIHPNDHVNMGQSSNDVVPTAIRIATVVEVRNRLEPALEVMISSLHEASKKYSNVIKAGRTHLRDALPVTLGQELSAYEDAFTHNANSIKYLLEDVKELPIGGTAVGTGINSHPEFGRLVIEEVSSSTGIGFKEANKFRAMRLMSDIAMLSEAIKIIGINLYRLSQDIRLMFSGPFTALNEIDLPTQAEVAGSSIMPGKTNPVTAEAVLLASSQLIGLANAVSQASMLGEFELSMGVPLIGLDVLSQINIAAEALNKFAKLVINGLQPNIDIMKKYAESSPALITLVSPILGYDKAAELGKAIMRGKSIREAMRDAGLSEEEIDEVLNASKLTRPGIMGK, translated from the coding sequence ATGAGCTACACAGAGAAGGCGCGTGATCTTTTCCTGAATACCGGAACCAGGTTTCCCTCTAGGCTGATATGGAGCATGGGGCTGATAAAGTACTCCGCTGCGAAGGCAAATAACAAGCTGGGATTACTGGGTGATTTGGAGACTAAGGCTATAATGAATGCGGCCAGGGAGGTAATGAATGGGGAGCACGATGAAGAGGTTATCCTTGATGTATTTCAAACAGGCTCAGGCACTGGACTAAACATGAATATAAATGAGGTAATCGCTAGGCGGGCCAGTGAATTAAGCGGTATAAAGATTCATCCAAATGATCACGTGAATATGGGCCAATCATCCAATGACGTGGTTCCCACAGCCATACGTATAGCCACAGTGGTGGAAGTAAGGAACCGATTAGAGCCTGCCCTTGAGGTTATGATTTCATCCCTTCATGAAGCATCCAAGAAGTACAGTAATGTGATTAAGGCCGGCAGAACCCATTTGAGGGATGCATTGCCCGTAACGCTTGGACAGGAACTATCCGCTTATGAGGATGCATTCACCCATAACGCTAATTCCATTAAGTACTTGCTGGAGGACGTTAAGGAATTACCGATTGGGGGGACCGCTGTGGGAACAGGTATAAATTCTCACCCGGAATTTGGGAGGCTAGTTATAGAGGAAGTATCATCCAGCACCGGCATAGGTTTCAAGGAGGCCAATAAGTTCAGGGCAATGCGGTTAATGAGCGATATAGCCATGTTAAGCGAGGCAATCAAGATAATCGGCATAAATCTGTATAGGCTAAGCCAGGATATTAGGCTAATGTTCTCCGGCCCATTCACTGCCCTGAACGAAATAGATCTACCCACTCAAGCCGAGGTAGCCGGCAGCAGCATAATGCCGGGAAAAACCAATCCAGTAACCGCTGAGGCGGTTCTTCTCGCGTCCTCCCAATTAATTGGATTAGCAAATGCCGTGTCGCAAGCATCAATGCTGGGCGAGTTCGAGCTATCCATGGGAGTACCATTAATAGGCCTCGATGTGTTGAGCCAAATTAATATAGCTGCCGAGGCCTTAAATAAATTCGCCAAGCTCGTGATTAATGGGTTACAGCCCAACATAGATATCATGAAGAAATACGCGGAGAGCAGCCCTGCCCTAATTACTTTAGTATCGCCAATACTGGGATATGATAAGGCAGCGGAACTCGGCAAGGCAATAATGCGGGGAAAGAGCATTAGGGAAGCGATGCGGGATGCTGGACTAAGCGAGGAGGAAATCGATGAGGTGTTAAACGCATCTAAATTAACTAGGCCAGGCATTATGGGCAAGTGA